Genomic segment of Synchiropus splendidus isolate RoL2022-P1 chromosome 4, RoL_Sspl_1.0, whole genome shotgun sequence:
CTTTGGGCCATCTCTTGGGCAGCACTCCTAAGTCCACCAGAGGAACGACCACTCCTTCAATGCTTCCAAACATGGTTGACAGGCCCAGACAGAACAgcatgatgaagaagagcacAGCCCAGAGGGGGGAAATTGGCATGTTGATGATGGCCTCGGTGAACACGATGAAAGCCAAACCTGTGCCCTCAACTCCCTGTGGAAGCAGAAGCACCTTTCACTCTTCACTCTTCATGTTCCTGGCTCATTGTAGGTGGAAGGTGACCCACCTCAGTGAGCAATTTCTGCAGGTCGCACTTCACAATATCAAGACCAGCAATGATGTCCGGGTTGGTCTGGTTGTAGTGGAGCAGAACGTCTGTGTAGTTGCTGTCAGTGACGGATCCCTCTGCTAAATTCAGAGCGTTCATCAGCTTCATGATGTTGCTGCAGAAACAGAAGCAGTCACGTAAAGCTGCCACCATTCTGCCAGGCCGCAGTGGTGTCCAAACTCACTCTCCGTTGCACTCATCAAACTTCTGAGTGGCTCTGAAGCCAATGATGGAATAGATGACAGTGGCGGAGTACACGGAGGTGCAGCCGTtaatgatggagatgagaacagCGTCTTGCTCACAGTTGTTGCTGTAAGAAGCAGATGAGGGATTAGAAAAGAGAAATACACCCATGAGGGCCTGATACTCACTGAACAGAGTTGTAGCTGGAGAAAGAAATGAGGCCTCCGAAAGCCAGTGAGAAAGAGTAGAAGACCTGGGCGCCGGCGTCCAGCCAGGTCGATGGATTCATCAGCTCATTTACCTGCGTAAAGGATTCAAGGATTCGATATAATGTGGGAGATTGGCAAACCATTTGTCACAGATCAGAAGTGCCAGTCGTGCCGTGTCATTTGGCAACACTCGAGAGCACATACCTCACTGAAGACGCTCATATGTACACACATTGGGATTTTTGTtgcatgaaattattgcctttTTCTGCCTATCTATTTGCTATGagctcaatcggacagcaggCGGCAGCAGCGCTCTTTCAGCACACACAGCAGTGAAGGGTTCCTTACTGGAGGTAGCGGTGTTCAGACTCATGACGGCTCTGTTCATGCTGTTTTACcgatttatattcattttgcGATCCAACCCAGTCACATTATTGGTGGAAATCGGTACCCTCAGATGAATAACGCCTCCCGAAAGACAAAAGCGACAGAAGCTTCAACTATAGGTTCTTGCGCAGGACATGAACACTGAATGGTTAGCATGTTATTTGTGAAAATACGATTGCAAGgggttttctttgttgttttcatcacGCTTATCCTTTCCCTACAGTGCAAAAAAAGGTATTGGTATTGTTGAGCAACTTGAAAGGACAGTTCACCGAAGCGCCACTAGGAGGCAGCAAAGCACTGCTGCTGTCACGAGAACACAGAAGCGAGCGCGCACGTGCCTCCTGTATCTCCGCGGAATGAACTGTAAAACAATGACCATGGGCCTGTAAATGATCTCATGCTGTCGAGCGCGGAGCAAGATCCGCGGTCCTCACTGAGTTTTGAACTTACATCTGGGGTGAAGAGGAACTTGATTCCATCCACCGAGCCTTTGAGAGTGAGTCCTCTGATGAGAAAGATCGTCAGCACCAAGTAGGGCAGGGTGGATGTGATGTAGACGGCCTTTGACCAGAGGAGAGAGCACGGTGAGTCGAGAAGTTAacgagaaatgaaaaaaaatgaagcaagaTCCAGCTTGCCAAGAGACATTTTACTGAATCAGTTGCACTCATTGGGTCAAcgtgtgttttcattctgaaaCCTTGAAGGTGTCTGGTGGCAGAACTGCCAGTATCACATTGCTCTCTTGACTCTGAATGTGTTTCTGGATTTACGACGCTTCCAGTAGCCTTGTAGTTTCGGCTGCTTCACTCACCTTCCCTGAAGTCTCGATTCCACGGATGCAGCAAACATACAGAAGGGTCCAGGCTGCCACCAGGCAGAGCACGATCCACCACTGCAGACCTCCCGACTCATCTATCCTTGTCGATGTGTTGAGAGTTTCTCTGTACCAGAAGTAGTCGACCGTGGTGCTCCGCGCACACTCTTCCACCAGACCTGCACGACAATAGGAACAGGACCAACTGTTTAGAAAGTTGCTTTTATTCATCTATTCAATGAACTTCATTTAGTGAATGATGAACCAGCAAGTCAACTGCACCGCCACTGTATCTCACCCTagatgtgatttttatttttgccctgCAAGATCAtgtcgtgtgtgtctgtgtcaacTTATTTCACACAGAaaccaaaaatgtaatttctcaTCTCTAACTGACAGGAGAAGTGTATCAGGTTAAATCTTACATAAAGCAATGCCTTCCCCTGCCCTGGGGCTGAGTGAGCTGAATTTAAAATCCCAattgaaacaaaacattaacTAAGTTCTTGGCAAGCTGgagtgcctgtgtttttgcagcctGGTCTGAATACTGAGTAGCAATATTCATTTGTTGCTTAATTCACGGTGAATATCATTGGTctacctgttttgttttggtccagAGGACACTGACTCCATGGGAGAGGATCCTGGAAGGAGTTGAAGAGGTACCACATGATCCAAGCCATGATGGTGTTGTAGTAGACCCCCACCAAGAAAGAGGTGAGCAGGGAGGCGATACCTGCCACAGGAGAGCATAGAGGCTCAGTATTTCATGACCAATTGAGTCCGTAGGGGATCTCACCCACCAACTCCAGTCAGATAGGGGTTGATCGACCTCCAGACGCCCACGCTTCCTTTCCTCAAGCGTTGGCCGATGGCAAACTCCAGGTGAAGCAGAGGGATGCCCTCCAGGACCAGTAGAATGAGGAATGGGATCATGAAGGCTCCTGAACGGGACAGTGGTTGGTGTGAATTGTAATAATTGGAATTTTGTTAAACAGCgcaatttattattcatttaacaCTGTTTTATTGCCATAATAgtcgtttatttatttgaaaatttcctagaaaaaaaagtaattataTTTGATTTTTCTTCTGATCAAGCTGTTTACATTGATTTTTATGTATTCCAATTTTGGATTTTCCAAATGAAGattaaaagtaaatataatgCAACggtatttttgttcaaatttgaTGGGAAATTTGGTGGTATTATTAGTTGgagaaacaaatttacaaaataataatacattttgaaaCAAGCGTAATATTACCTCCTCCATGACTCTGACACAAGTAAGGAAACCTCCACACATTCCCAAGCCCGACGCAGAAGCCCACA
This window contains:
- the LOC128757046 gene encoding sodium-dependent neutral amino acid transporter B(0)AT1-like, whose protein sequence is MKIKLKFPNPGLENRIATHGELEKMEVEEAGDRPKWDNKAQYLLTCVGFCVGLGNVWRFPYLCQSHGGGAFMIPFLILLVLEGIPLLHLEFAIGQRLRKGSVGVWRSINPYLTGVGIASLLTSFLVGVYYNTIMAWIMWYLFNSFQDPLPWSQCPLDQNKTGLVEECARSTTVDYFWYRETLNTSTRIDESGGLQWWIVLCLVAAWTLLYVCCIRGIETSGKAVYITSTLPYLVLTIFLIRGLTLKGSVDGIKFLFTPDVNELMNPSTWLDAGAQVFYSFSLAFGGLISFSSYNSVHNNCEQDAVLISIINGCTSVYSATVIYSIIGFRATQKFDECNGDNIMKLMNALNLAEGSVTDSNYTDVLLHYNQTNPDIIAGLDIVKCDLQKLLTEGVEGTGLAFIVFTEAIINMPISPLWAVLFFIMLFCLGLSTMFGSIEGVVVPLVDLGVLPKRWPKEAVCGLTCLVSFLLGLLFALRSGNYWLALFDTFAGSIPLLVIGLCEMIAVIYIYGIDRFNRDIEFMIGHKPNIFWQATWRVISPLIMVVILVFYLVTQVTKELTYLVWDEDSASFPVLAPTPYPSFVYAIIFILAGIPSLAVPGFAIYKFIQRRLCKSRGNSGDTVKSISGKL